The Triticum aestivum cultivar Chinese Spring chromosome 7B, IWGSC CS RefSeq v2.1, whole genome shotgun sequence genome window below encodes:
- the LOC123161804 gene encoding uncharacterized protein, translated as MGGATGGKAAHAQPLAAGDRRCVGGRFWALADAEEDDADGEADAPPSPPSPTPSDHVNDWFNASYSEEEVASAIDDVLPIHDPARVGLDAGEKREMVRRIVHRRTSSAAVKPWKGPLPKVVFRATALIRMWSLLTPTEARARLVTGSVRWEMVARDIFNRFGWRPCNRIGD; from the exons ATGGGAGGGGCGACTGGAGGGAAGGCCGCGCATGCCCAGCCTCTCGCCGCCGGCGATCGTCGGTGCGTTGGAGGGCGGTTTTGGGCTCTCGCGGATGCGGAGGAGGACGACGCGGACGGAGAGGCGGACGCTCCGCCATCACCGCCGTCGCCGACTCCGTCGGATCACGTCAATGACTGGTTCAATGCCAGTTACTCGGAGGAGGAGGTTGCGTCCGCGATCGACGACGTTCTTCCTATCCATGATCCGGCCAGAGTGGGGCTTGACGCGGGCGAGAAGAGGGAGATGGTTCGCCGGATAGTTCACCGAAGAACCTCGTCGGCGGCGGTCAAGCCGTGGAAAGGCCCTCTTCCAAAG gttgtattccgggctactgcgctaatccgtatgtggtcattactcactccgacggaggccagggcgcgtttggttactggatctgtccggtgggagatggtagcgcgggatatcttcaaccggtttggatggcggccatgtaataggataggcgattag